One window from the genome of Microaerobacter geothermalis encodes:
- the radC gene encoding RadC family protein, which translates to MFGDDEIKRPNYCQIAREAIQYYAPEDVDLQNLLAIIIGQHATPELCGKLASLGVRRLSTISKNELLEFPGIGDSAATRIMAAFGLAKKLAKSKPENPYTIRSPYDAAQYMMDELRFAQQEQCVVLFLNIKGQVIGKKTVFIGSLNVSIFHPREIFREALMRNSASIVCFHNHPSGDPTPSREDIQVTKRLHEVGNIMGIELLDHVVIGDGQYCRLKEKGYF; encoded by the coding sequence ATGTTTGGAGATGACGAAATTAAAAGACCAAACTACTGCCAGATTGCACGTGAAGCGATACAGTATTATGCACCTGAAGATGTGGATTTGCAGAATCTACTTGCCATAATAATAGGGCAGCATGCTACCCCGGAATTATGTGGTAAATTGGCCTCATTGGGAGTAAGAAGATTGTCTACAATTTCAAAAAACGAACTTCTAGAATTCCCTGGAATCGGCGATTCTGCTGCTACAAGGATAATGGCAGCATTTGGGCTTGCAAAGAAATTGGCAAAATCAAAACCTGAGAATCCCTACACCATTCGCTCACCTTACGATGCAGCCCAATATATGATGGATGAACTTCGCTTTGCCCAACAAGAACAATGTGTCGTACTGTTTTTAAATATAAAAGGTCAGGTGATTGGGAAAAAGACTGTGTTTATCGGTAGTTTAAACGTTTCCATCTTCCATCCGAGGGAAATCTTTCGAGAGGCTTTGATGAGAAATAGTGCTTCAATCGTATGTTTCCATAATCATCCGAGCGGAGATCCAACCCCGAGTCGGGAAGATATACAGGTGACCAAGCGACTTCATGAAGTCGGTAACATTATGGGAATTGAGCTTCTTGATCATGTTGTGATTGGAGACGGTCAGTATTGTAGGCTAAAAGAAAAGGGGTATTTTTGA